GGAACGAGAGATTAAATATTGGGTTAGCGACCAATAGCTACGTATTGGAAACCAGCTCTAACCATTGTCTCGCGGTCAAGAAAGTTACGACCGTCAATCATCACAGGGTGGCTCATCAACTCCGCCATCTTGCTGTAGTCTAAGTTTTTGAACTGCTGCCATTCAGTCACAAGTACCAAAGCATCGCAGCCATCGGCAAGTCTTTCAGCATCGGTTTCTACCAGCACACCAGTAAGACCATGACGCATACCTGTTTGAGAAACAATTGGGTCGTATGCCTTAACTTTGGCTCCCAGTCTATTCAACTGCTCAATGATGTTGAGGGCTGGAGCATCGCGCATATCATCGGTATCGGGTTTGAAGGTTAAACCTAATAATCCCACACTTTTCCCTTTGAGGATTTTCAGGGTTTGCTGGAGTTTTTCAATGGCAAGCACGCGCTGGCGTTCGTTGACATTAACAGCCGCTTTTAGCAACTGAGCCTCATAACCGTAGTCATCTGCGGTGTGAATGAGGGCAGCTACGTCTTTGGGGAAGCAGGAACCACCCCAGCCAATGCCAGCGTTTAAGAATTTGTTCCCAATACGGGAGTCTAAACCGATACCTTTTGCAATTTGGGTCACGTCAGCACCAACGCGATCGCAAATGTTGGCAATTTCGTTAATGAAACTAATCTTAGTTGCCAAGAAAGCATTAGCAGCGTATTTAATCATCTCCGCCGAACTCAGGTCTGTCACCAGCACTGGCACTGGGGGTAGAGATTGGTCTGCGGCAAACTTACGCTCAACAATTGGGGTATACAGTTCTTTCATCATGGCTACTGCCTTTAAACTGTTGCCTCCCAGTACGATGCGGTCAGGGTTGAAGGTGTCGTACACCGCCGAACCTTCACGCAAAAACTCTGGATTGCTGACGACATCAAACTCAGCTGTAATCTCAGGCAGCTTATCGTAGCTTGGCGCTCCACCAGCGGTGATCAGTGTTTTCTGGCGTTCGGCTATGCCATCTAAGACAATCATCCGCACCCAGTCTCCTGAACCAATGGGTACTGTGGATTTATTCACAATCACCTTATACCCACCGTCTAAATGAGCGCCAATACCACGGGCAACCGCTTCAACATAGCGGGTATCACTCTCCCCAGTTGGTAAAGGTGGCGTTCCTACAGCAATAAATAAAATTTCTCCGTGAGCGACTCCTGCAGCTAAATCTGAGGAGAATTGGATCTTACCTGCACTAATAGCAGACTGCATAATTTCCGACAGTCCAGGCTCAAAGATGGGCGACTGCCCAGACTTCATGAGCTTGACTTTCTCTTCGTTGTTGTCTACACAAATAACATCATGTCCGATGTGAGCTAAGCAAGCACCTGTTACTAAACCTACATAACCAGTACCGATGACGCAAACACGCATTTTTTTCAATTCCTCGCTTTTCGGGGTTAATCTTTTATAAAGAAGTTTTCACAACGAATCCACGAATTTTTTACTCAGGACTGAGCACTTTTGATGCGCTCATGGAAATCTTCTATAGTCAGTTTTAACCCCGGTTGCAAAGGAACGGTAGGTTCCCAATTTAACCAAGTTTTTGCCCTTGTGATATCAGGACGACGACGACGTGGATCGTCAGAAGGTAATGGCTCAAACTTAATCTGTGCATCGGGGTTTACCAAGTCTTGCACTGTTTTCGCCAATTCTAAAATCGTATATTCATCAGGATTTCCTAAATTCACAGGACCAATGTATTCACCATTCATCAGTCGTATCAGTCCTTCTACTAAATCTGATACGTAGCAAAAACTACGGGTCTGGGAACCTTCTCCATAAACGGTTAAAGGAATACCCCGCAATGCTTGAACGATAAAGTTGCTCACGACTCGACCATCGTTTTCTAGCATTCGAGGTCCATAAGTGTTGAATATACGGGCTACCCGAACATCGACTTTATTTTGTCTGTAGTAATCAAATGTTAATGTTTCAGCAATTCTTTTACCTTCGTCGTAGCATGAGCGAATTCCAATAGGATTAACGTTACCCCAGTATTCTTCTGTTTGAGGATGCACTTCAGGATCGCCGTAGACTTCACTGGTTGAAGCCAACAAAATTCGTGCCTTCACACGTTTAGCCAACCCCAACATATTAAGCGTCCCCATGACGTTAGTTTTGACTGTTTTCACGGGGTTGTACTGGTAATGCACTGGGGAAGCTGGGCAAGCCAGATGGTAAATTTGATCAACTTCCAAGCGAATTGGTTCAGTGATGTCATGGCGGATCATTTCAAAGTAAGGATGATCGAACCACTTAAGTATGTTTCGTTTATGCCCAGTATAAAAATTATCTAAGCAAATGATTTCGTGTCCATCAGCTATTAGTCGGTCGATTAGATGGGAACCAATAAACCCAGCACCGCCCGTCACCAAAATTCTCATAGTTTCCCAGTTACTTACAAGTATTTGCAGTAGTTATTGCGCTTATATATTAGATTACCCAGCCTTGAAACAAAAATACATTACCTGCATGAAAAACTGATAAGGTTTTGTTAAACCTATCAAGTTGCCTCGGGATGCTTGCTTGTTATATATGCACTATTTGACTTCAAATTTCAATTAGAAAAATAACAAACATCTTCTGCAAATGTAAGCTTTTAACCGAGATTTTACCAAAACTTTAAAAAGATAAAGTTTTTCAGATAAAAAACAAAAGTTTTTACGTACATAAAGACAGTCATGTAATCACTAGATGCTCCGCTTCTATCCAAGACTTTTTAGACATAAGTTTTATAGAAGATGAGGCTTCCATAGAGAGTATTGAAATTTGAATTCATCTAAGAATGGGGATGTATTGAGTTAACTATCAAACAAATTCGTGGATGATTTTAATATCGGAATTTTGGATTCAGAATTCTCCTGATTTTAGACTTGCAATTGCATATAATCATCTTAAGTCATACAACGCCTTCTGATATGGCAGCTGTAGTACTACTGGTAACCTCAGCCGGCACAATTGCGGTCTGAATACGTTGAGGTTCTCCAAGCATGATGATTGAGCAGGTAAGTTGCTTGGCTAATTCAGTGGTGACATCGCTAATTGCTAACCCACCAGGAACAGTGCGATTACGTATAAAAGGCAATACGACTAAGTCATATAGTCTCGCTGCCTGCAAAATTGCTTGAGCGGTATTTTCATGAGCTATGATTTGAATCTCTGGTGGATTTTGCAGTGCTAATCTCGAGATAAGTAAGGACAGTTGCGATCGCCTCCAAGCAATCTTACTTGAACTAGTACGGCGTTCGCAGACATTTAGCACGGTCACCTGTGCTTGATTTGCATCTGCTAACATCTGGGCAAATTTGACAGCCTGTAATGAAGGTGTCATTAAATTTTCCAATGGCACCAAGATGCGCTGAATTTTTTTTGGTGATTCCACCAGCCGTGTTACCGCTACTGGACAATGGGATGCCCATAAAACGTTATCAATTACATTACCAAATAAACGTGCTTTCAACCCAGTACGTTTACCCCAACCCATGATAATCAAACTTGCCTTTTGTTCTCGCGAAGCTCTACTAATTCCCTGAGCAAAAGCATCGTCAATTCTCAGCAATGGTTGTGCTTCCACACTCAATAAATCACTAAGTGCTGTCGCTTTTGCTAATAACCTTTGACTTCTTTGCACAGAAGCTTCCAACTGAGGTGCATCCATGTGAGCAAAAGCAGTTGCAATCGCTAGCGGTACAATTTTGCCATGTGCCTGTTGCGCCAAGAGCGCTGCCATTTCAATTAAATGCTGTTGTGTTTGAGGGTTGTAAACAGGTACTACTATCGTGTAAGGTTTGTCTCTTTCTTCTGGCTTCTGGTAAGGCGGGGTAAGAGTCCTTTGCTCCTTAAGTGTTGAGGAAGTTAAGCCTACAGCTACTCGACTAGTAATAAGCGGTCCTAAAGTTGAAGTTATGAGCATGAGGACAATGACGCTACTTAAGACCCTCAAATCAAGCAGATTAGCTTCATACCCTATTAACGTGACTGCTAACGTTGCACCAACTTGGGGCACTGACAATGACCACATTGTTAGCGTTTCCTGCCAGTTGTAGCGATAAACCAGTTTTGCCAAAAAAGCAGCGATAAATTTACTTGCTATTAAACCAACTACAATGAAGAGCGTTAACTGTAGGATACCGATACTTTCAACAAAGGCAGGCACGTCAATAAGCAAACCAAGGTTAACAAAGAAGATGGGAATGAACAGCACACTGCCAACAAACACCACCTTTTCTTTGACCGGACCTTCTCCTACTGCCTCATTGACAACTAAACCTGCTAAAAAGGCTCCAACAATTTTTTCTACTCCAATCAATTGTGCGCCCACAGCAGCAAGAAACACGGAGAGCAGCACAAACAAAAACTGATTTCCCTCATCATCACCAGAGCGCCGGAAAAATTCTTTCCCCGCCCAATCAAAGCCTACCAAAACGACAATTAAGTATATAATTAACAAACTCACCAGGGTGGTTAGCCGCAAAAAGCTGAATTCTCCATCTCTCATTGCTACACAGACAGCTAACACCAGTAGGGCACCAATATCGGTAAAAATGGTGGCTCCAATGGTAACAGTTACGGCTTCGTTATTTACCACTCCCAATCGACTTATAATGGGATATGCCAAAAGGGTATGGGAAGCGAATAAAGAGCCAATTAATATTGCTGAATTCCACTCAAAGCCAAAAATCCGCCCTACAAAAGTTCCCACCATGAGGGGAACCAAAAAGGTTAAGCTGCCAAACCCCAACGACTGATTTTTTGTGCGCCGAAACTGCTGTATGTCTATTTCTATGCCTGCCACAAACATCAAGTAAACTAACCCTATGTCTGATAGCAGATTCATCATCGGTGATTCTGTTTGCAATAAATTCCAGCCGTGAGGACCAAGCACTATCCCGGAAGCCAGTAAACCTACTAATCCAGGTATTTGCAGCCGTTCTAACAGGATGGGCACAACTAAAATAACCACCAATAAAATAGCAAAAGGAACGATTGGTTCCTTGCTGAGAACTTGGGAAGTTGGTTCCAAAGCAAGAACTTGTGATACGAGTTCCATAGGTAGGACGCAGAAGTGGCGATAGTGGTGCTTTGATTACCTTAAGCGTAATCGTTGAATCTATTCAATTGCAAAACTCACCCTAATGAAAAAATCAAAAAATCTTATCTAGACTACCTAAACGATTATCTAAGAACTAACTACCTATGGGTGGATCTGGCTCAAAATGAACCGCAAGCGATCATAGTCGTCTTTGAGCAACACGCTCAAAGTACGTCCGGCTTTAATTAGCCATTGTCGGTCAGCTTTGCGTAACTGATACACCTCTCGAATAGCAGCTGCGGTTAAGGAATCCACAGGAGCACTGTTTACAGAAAGCAGTGTCCGCAGAAAATCTAGCTGTTCAGTGAATTTGATGATTGCTTCTGCTTCACATCGGTAAACGGCTTGATGAACTTGTGGGGGACGAGGAGGCAGATACTGATACACCCGCTCATTGGAAAAACGAGTATCTGCTGGCTGCTCAAATCCCACAATCACAGCACGGAATTCTGTTTTTAGCATAGCAAATATCTGAGGTTGCTCCTCTCGCAAATCCTGTAGAGACAGCCCCAGAGCCACTGCCCGGTGTACGGAATCTATGGGCATGGTGGTTGCATAATACACCACAGCATAAACTTGATTGCCCGACTCTTCATCAACAGAACGAATCCAGCTGCCGAAGGGAGGCATAGACGGAAAGCTCAAATCTTCTGGTTCCAAACATTGAGCTAAGATTTCGCAAGTAGAAGTCTCGATAACCTCCGCAATATGATTTGCATGGCGATCGCTTCTGTTAAACTGTGGCAGGGGAAGACGCATAACTTAAGTAAAAAGTCAAAATTAAAAGTTCAAAAGTAAAAAGGCAAAAGTTAACAATTTCTCTTTCTTTTGCCTTTTTATTTTTTACTTTTTACCTGCTTTACGTCCTGCTGTGGTTTCTACAAGTTCCAATTCCGACAGGCGAAAGGTAACTAATTTATCCCAGTTACCACCTTCAAACAGAACAGCGACTTTGCCATCGCTGACGCGTTGCACAAGTCCTTCAGAGCGATAATAGGTGTCTTTGGGATTTTTGACGCGAACAGTTGCTCCAGGTAGAATCATTTTCTTTCACCTTGCTAGTTACCTGTTAATAGCTTAATATTTCTCTGGCTACGTTTGTATTAGTGCTAATGACTAATCACTATTGACTAAATGATGACCGACTAATACCTCTGCCTTTGGCGAAAATTTGCCACTGATTCTACCAGTCCCAAGGCGATAAAGTTTGTAAGCATGGCAGAACGACCGTAACTCATCCAAGGTAGGGGTATGCCTGCTACCGGTGCTAAACCAACGGTCATGCCAA
The sequence above is a segment of the Mastigocladopsis repens PCC 10914 genome. Coding sequences within it:
- a CDS encoding UDP-glucose dehydrogenase family protein; the encoded protein is MRVCVIGTGYVGLVTGACLAHIGHDVICVDNNEEKVKLMKSGQSPIFEPGLSEIMQSAISAGKIQFSSDLAAGVAHGEILFIAVGTPPLPTGESDTRYVEAVARGIGAHLDGGYKVIVNKSTVPIGSGDWVRMIVLDGIAERQKTLITAGGAPSYDKLPEITAEFDVVSNPEFLREGSAVYDTFNPDRIVLGGNSLKAVAMMKELYTPIVERKFAADQSLPPVPVLVTDLSSAEMIKYAANAFLATKISFINEIANICDRVGADVTQIAKGIGLDSRIGNKFLNAGIGWGGSCFPKDVAALIHTADDYGYEAQLLKAAVNVNERQRVLAIEKLQQTLKILKGKSVGLLGLTFKPDTDDMRDAPALNIIEQLNRLGAKVKAYDPIVSQTGMRHGLTGVLVETDAERLADGCDALVLVTEWQQFKNLDYSKMAELMSHPVMIDGRNFLDRETMVRAGFQYVAIGR
- a CDS encoding NAD(P)H dehydrogenase subunit NdhS, with the protein product MILPGATVRVKNPKDTYYRSEGLVQRVSDGKVAVLFEGGNWDKLVTFRLSELELVETTAGRKAGKK
- a CDS encoding cation:proton antiporter domain-containing protein; this translates as MELVSQVLALEPTSQVLSKEPIVPFAILLVVILVVPILLERLQIPGLVGLLASGIVLGPHGWNLLQTESPMMNLLSDIGLVYLMFVAGIEIDIQQFRRTKNQSLGFGSLTFLVPLMVGTFVGRIFGFEWNSAILIGSLFASHTLLAYPIISRLGVVNNEAVTVTIGATIFTDIGALLVLAVCVAMRDGEFSFLRLTTLVSLLIIYLIVVLVGFDWAGKEFFRRSGDDEGNQFLFVLLSVFLAAVGAQLIGVEKIVGAFLAGLVVNEAVGEGPVKEKVVFVGSVLFIPIFFVNLGLLIDVPAFVESIGILQLTLFIVVGLIASKFIAAFLAKLVYRYNWQETLTMWSLSVPQVGATLAVTLIGYEANLLDLRVLSSVIVLMLITSTLGPLITSRVAVGLTSSTLKEQRTLTPPYQKPEERDKPYTIVVPVYNPQTQQHLIEMAALLAQQAHGKIVPLAIATAFAHMDAPQLEASVQRSQRLLAKATALSDLLSVEAQPLLRIDDAFAQGISRASREQKASLIIMGWGKRTGLKARLFGNVIDNVLWASHCPVAVTRLVESPKKIQRILVPLENLMTPSLQAVKFAQMLADANQAQVTVLNVCERRTSSSKIAWRRSQLSLLISRLALQNPPEIQIIAHENTAQAILQAARLYDLVVLPFIRNRTVPGGLAISDVTTELAKQLTCSIIMLGEPQRIQTAIVPAEVTSSTTAAISEGVV
- a CDS encoding UDP-glucuronic acid decarboxylase family protein; its protein translation is MRILVTGGAGFIGSHLIDRLIADGHEIICLDNFYTGHKRNILKWFDHPYFEMIRHDITEPIRLEVDQIYHLACPASPVHYQYNPVKTVKTNVMGTLNMLGLAKRVKARILLASTSEVYGDPEVHPQTEEYWGNVNPIGIRSCYDEGKRIAETLTFDYYRQNKVDVRVARIFNTYGPRMLENDGRVVSNFIVQALRGIPLTVYGEGSQTRSFCYVSDLVEGLIRLMNGEYIGPVNLGNPDEYTILELAKTVQDLVNPDAQIKFEPLPSDDPRRRRPDITRAKTWLNWEPTVPLQPGLKLTIEDFHERIKSAQS